CGCTTTTATGTGCCTCTCGTCTTTCTCATGAATATCTTTGTTTTCACCTCTGTCAGTAACAAGTTTCATGCTAATTTCGGTCGGTACATGCAAAATTACATTTAAATCTGGCTTAGGAATCTGGGCTTTAGTAAATTCAAAATCATAAAGCCACTTAAGATACTGCTTTCTTTGTTCCTTATCTTCAATCTTAGATCCCTGATGAGCCATATTGGAAGCAACATAACGATCCGCTACTACAATCTTTCCCATAGATAACGCCTCAATAATTTCCTCTTTATGAGCAAAACGATCGGCAGCATAAAAGGAAGATACTACATAGGGATTTATAGCATTAGCGTCTTGCCCGAAATCTCCTCCAAGGTACATCTCAACCAGAGTGGCTGAAGAGTGTCCATAGCGGGGAAAAGTAACGGATAAGACTTCTTGACCCTCGTCTTTAAGGTGGCTAACCAATAATTCGGATTGGGTTTTTTTACCCGAGCCGTCTGTGCCGTCTATGACGATAAATACTCCTTTTTTATTTTGCATAATTGTATGGTTTTATTCTTTTGTTTTACTTTTTAAAATTATAACTTCAATTGTTTTTTCCATCTCTTTGATAAACTCTTCAAATTCACCATTGTTTTCTACGCGATAATCGGCTAAAGCGATTAAATCAGCGATCAAAAGTTCTGGCTTTTTTTGCTGATCTTTTAAAAACTCCTCGTAAGTCTTATTCTTATCATCAATATTTTCAGTTCTTGCGGTAATTCTTTCATATCTTTTTTCTTCATCACTTATAATACCGATAAGATAAAAACAAGGGAGTTTTTTAAGTTCAATAATATCCGCCGAACGCCTAATGCCTTCAATAATCACCAAATTTGCCGCATCTTCTTCAACGGTTTTTTTCATGGGGCGAGCTAAAATATCTTCTCCAAATTCTTGAGCTAATGCTAAAAAGAGATTTTGTAAGTTATTTCTGGTTTCAGGCAAGTAAAGATTTTTGGCGATAGCTCTTAAGGGATCTGAAAAAGTATGGTGTCCAGCCTGATATTTTTCTTTAAAGTGGCGAGCGACTGTGGATTTACCTGAACCCATAGCGCCCACCAAACCGATGACAATTTTTTGGTTTTTCTGTTTCTTCTCCTCCTCTTCTTTTTGTAGCTTCATAGAAATAATCTGCTTTTAGCCTTGCTCCTTAAGGGCAATATCTTGTTTACCTCTTCTAATATCCCAATTACTCGGATCAGTATCTGAATAAAGAGTTAAGTAGGGGAAATTATCCTTCAGAGATTGATGCATCTTATGAGCCA
This genomic window from Patescibacteria group bacterium contains:
- a CDS encoding AAA family ATPase, producing MKLQKEEEEKKQKNQKIVIGLVGAMGSGKSTVARHFKEKYQAGHHTFSDPLRAIAKNLYLPETRNNLQNLFLALAQEFGEDILARPMKKTVEEDAANLVIIEGIRRSADIIELKKLPCFYLIGIISDEEKRYERITARTENIDDKNKTYEEFLKDQQKKPELLIADLIALADYRVENNGEFEEFIKEMEKTIEVIILKSKTKE
- the tmk gene encoding dTMP kinase, whose translation is MQNKKGVFIVIDGTDGSGKKTQSELLVSHLKDEGQEVLSVTFPRYGHSSATLVEMYLGGDFGQDANAINPYVVSSFYAADRFAHKEEIIEALSMGKIVVADRYVASNMAHQGSKIEDKEQRKQYLKWLYDFEFTKAQIPKPDLNVILHVPTEISMKLVTDRGENKDIHEKDERHIKAAEETYLSIADIFDDFAVIECVKDNQIMSREDIHEMVWKKIEKMIS